AACCCGGAGACATCACACTCCAGGGAGCCAAGTTGACAGGCACCGCTTTCAAAAGCGGCCGTGGCCGAACTCTGGGACTTCGGATTCCCGTGCATCTTCAGGCCGATCCTGAGCCGTTAACCGTGCTGGCCAAACCGGCGCATTATCAGGGGCTATGGCTGCCAACCCCAGATTTGCAGCTGGATCAGCAATGGCAGAACGATGCACCGGAACTGGAAGTCGGCGAGCCAATCACCCGGATTCTGACCCTGAAAATGAAAGGGACACCGCAAAGCCAGATGCCGGATCTGTCGCTGAGCTATCCGGACTCCGTCCGGGTTTACAGTGAAAAGCCCGTCTACACCCAGCAGGATAACTATAGTGTGATGACTCTGAAACAGGTCATCATTCCCCGTGATACTGGTACCATTACGCTGCCGCCGCTCAAAGTGAACTGGTGGAATACCGAAACAGGGCAACAGGCACAAAGTCTTGCGACGGGGAAAATCCTTGAGGTGAAACCAGGCAACACAGCGCCGGGTACCGCATCGTCACCGAGCGGCACAAATACCACCAGCACAAACGGCCAGTCAAACGGAGCGCAACATTCAACACCATCCGTTCCCGGCGTAAGCACTCAGCAAGGCGTTTCCCCATGGTGGCCCTGGCTGACATTACTGGTGACAATCCTCTGGATTGCAACGCTCCTGCTGTGGCTGAAAGCACGCCAGTCTAACAAGCACCAATCGGGAAACACTGACGTTGTGGCAAGTTCGGAGCCCGTGAAAAAACGCCTGATGTCAGCCGTTCGCGCCCGTCAGCCCCTGCAGATTCAAACCCTCTATCAGCAGTGGGATAAATCTCAGCTTGACCCCGCACAACGTGCAACTTTAGATCAGGCCATTCAGACCATGATGGCTGCTTTCTACGGAAAATCACCCGAAGCATGGGATAACCAGCCTCTGCTGCGTCTTTTACAGCGGGATCGTTCACAAGCGAAGCAGACTGAAAGGCAGCAGACACTCGCACCGATCGTGCCTGATTTACCGTCTGCCAACGAGAAAAACATGTAAGCATTCAAGTGCTGAATTGATTTGTGTACGAATCTTTTATGCAACTGGATTGTTAACAGTTTCTCCCTTACAATCCTGCTTTCGGGCAGGATTTTTTTCATCTGTTAACAAGTCCCGGAACAACGCTGACCACACACCCTTCTCGCGGAAGCACGAAAACAGGCAGATTGCTCTGTTTCTGGTCACTCATTATTGATATCCAGCTCACAAATGTCAGCAAACATGAAGGTTAAAAATGTGTAACCTAAAAGTTTATAAAAAGAATTGTGGAAATCTATCGATTATCCTGTTAAAAAACCATCCGCAAACAACATAAAACGCTTCTAAACCAACTCAAAACATTCAGGATGTCTTATGAGTCAACCACAACCTTTTCTCGCTAAAATTGCCAATGGCAATCTGGTTATTCAGATCCTCATTGGAATCGTGGCGGGTATCCTGCTGGCCAGTTACTCCACTGATGCTGCAGCAAAAGTCGAATTTTTGGGGAATCTGTTCGTCAGTGCCCTGAAAGCCGTTGCTCCTGTGCTGGTATTTATTCTGGTTGCGTCTTCTATTGCAAATCAGAAAAAAGGCGCTCACACCAATATGAAGCCAATCATCGGCCTGTACCTGCTGGGGACACTGATGGCTGCGCTGACTGCCGTTACCATGAGTTTCCTTTTCCCAACCACTCTGACTCTGGATGGCTCCGCAAATCAGGCAGCACCGGAAGGCATCGCTGAAGTTCTGAACACCCTGCTGTTCAAAGTGGTTGATAACCCAATCAATGCGCTGATGACCGGTAACTACATCGGTATTCTGGCTTGGGCTGTGGGTCTTGGTTTTGCCCTGCACTCTGCTTCTGATGCGACCAAACAAGTGTTCCAGGACATGTCGAATGGCGTGACACTGATTGTTCGCTTCGTCATTCGTCTGGCACCTATCGGTATTTTCGGTCTGGTTGCGGCAACCATCTCAAAAACAGGTTTCGAATCCCTGCTTAGCTATGCTCGCCTGCTGGGTGTTCTGCTGGGCTCAATGGCGATTATTGCTTTTGTTGTGAACCCAATCATTGTGTTCTACAAGACCAAACAAAACCCATTCCCGCTGGTACTGAAATGTGTCCGCGAAAGTGGTATCACCGCGTTCTTTACCCGTAGTTCTGCAGCGAATATCCCTGTGAACATGCAACTGTGTAAAGATCTGGACCTGCACGAAGATACTTACTCTGTATCCATCCCACTGGGTGCGACCATCAACATGGCAGGTGCAGCGATCACCATTACAGTTCTGACGCTGGCTGCTGTTCATACGATGGGCATTCAGGTTGACCTGTTCACCGCACTGCTGCTGAGTGTTGTGGCGGCCGTTTCTGCTTGTGGCGCATCTGGTGTTGCTGGCGGTTCTCTGCTGCTGATTCCACTGGCGTGCAGCCTGTTCGGTATTTCCAACGAAGTTGCCATGCAAGTGGTTGCGATTGGTTTCATCATCGGTGTGATTCAGGATTCTGCTGAAACAGCCCTGAACAGCTCAACAGATGTCATCTTCACTGCGGCAGCCTGCCGTGCTGCTGAAGCACAGGAAGGCGCAGCCCAAACTGCAAAAGCTTAATGAAATGACCTTAGCTGTCTGAGACAGCAGGCAGCATTAAAAACGGCGACCCAAAGGTCGCCGTTTTCGTCTTCATCATCGCTGTCACGCAACGATACCCTGCCCTGAACGATTAGTTTTGCAGCGACTCCAGCTGC
The Photobacterium sp. GJ3 DNA segment above includes these coding regions:
- a CDS encoding BatD family protein; the protein is MMNFKHDTLLSHLSHTRFWLSLILFLAGLLSYSASAAQVVATVSSNQVGVNEIFELKVSIDDNVSQKALDLSPLAQDFTVGTPSTSSFNSFVNGTVSRRTEWRVALAANKTGQLTIPAFRIGASRSEPIVMQVSDQPSQKSLNADLAIEISGRLDKTKLYVGESQIYQVQLKVGEQLEQASLIAPQGDGIDVVQVGDDHQAETVLNGRRYMIVNRKYRITAKQPGDITLQGAKLTGTAFKSGRGRTLGLRIPVHLQADPEPLTVLAKPAHYQGLWLPTPDLQLDQQWQNDAPELEVGEPITRILTLKMKGTPQSQMPDLSLSYPDSVRVYSEKPVYTQQDNYSVMTLKQVIIPRDTGTITLPPLKVNWWNTETGQQAQSLATGKILEVKPGNTAPGTASSPSGTNTTSTNGQSNGAQHSTPSVPGVSTQQGVSPWWPWLTLLVTILWIATLLLWLKARQSNKHQSGNTDVVASSEPVKKRLMSAVRARQPLQIQTLYQQWDKSQLDPAQRATLDQAIQTMMAAFYGKSPEAWDNQPLLRLLQRDRSQAKQTERQQTLAPIVPDLPSANEKNM
- the sstT gene encoding serine/threonine transporter SstT translates to MSQPQPFLAKIANGNLVIQILIGIVAGILLASYSTDAAAKVEFLGNLFVSALKAVAPVLVFILVASSIANQKKGAHTNMKPIIGLYLLGTLMAALTAVTMSFLFPTTLTLDGSANQAAPEGIAEVLNTLLFKVVDNPINALMTGNYIGILAWAVGLGFALHSASDATKQVFQDMSNGVTLIVRFVIRLAPIGIFGLVAATISKTGFESLLSYARLLGVLLGSMAIIAFVVNPIIVFYKTKQNPFPLVLKCVRESGITAFFTRSSAANIPVNMQLCKDLDLHEDTYSVSIPLGATINMAGAAITITVLTLAAVHTMGIQVDLFTALLLSVVAAVSACGASGVAGGSLLLIPLACSLFGISNEVAMQVVAIGFIIGVIQDSAETALNSSTDVIFTAAACRAAEAQEGAAQTAKA